From Paenibacillus sp. PL2-23:
TCAATAATGAGTCCGTCCACACCATACGACAGCATCATCTCCAGCGCCTTCTTCTCCTGCGCAATATCATTATTGGTGCTGGCCAGCAGCAGCGAATAGTTATCCTCGTTCAGCCGGCTTTCAATGCCGCGAATAATGGAGGGAAAGATATAGTCCGAGATATAGGTCGTAATGACGCCGATCGTCTTCTTCCCGCCCGAGCGCGACCGGTATTGGCTGCTGACGTACGTGCCGGACCCTTTCTCGCTGCGCAGAAATCCCTCATTGGACAGCTCCAGAATCGCCTTCCGAACCGTCTGCCGGCTGACGCCGTAGCTCTCCTGCAGCGCGGATTCCGTAGGAATCTGCTCGCCTGCCTTGTAGGTCCCCGACAAAATATGGCTTTTGATATCATCAATAATCATTTGATATTTGGGCTTCATCTCTTCCACTTCTTTCATTCTGGTTCATAAAAGTTGTACGTACACATCTTAGCATGAAATGTACAAATTGCAAAGGTTACCCTCCATATTTGATGCCAAAACGATACAAATTTCGCCCTTTTTTGTTGAAGCACGCCATTATCGGGACCCTAAAACCCTATCACCATGATGTAAGTATAACTATTAGACTATATTGACAAATGTACGTACAAAAAATTATACTAAGGCTGTCAACTGAAGAGAAAGCGCCTTCTTCCATCCTGCTCAGAGCTGTAAGGGAGTCGGAAGCGGCTTTTATAGAAAAAGGGGAAAAGAGAGGGGATGCACGTTATGACGAGTCATACGGACCTGAAGGAAGCCATCGTCCAGGGCGCAACGTCGCTTGGCATCGAGCTGGGCTCTACCAGAATAAAGGCGGTGCTGATCGACCGCCAGTTCCAGACCATCGCATCGGGAAGCTACGAGTGGGAGAACCAGCTCAAGAATGGCTTCTGGACGTACGGCCAGTCGGACATGATGACCGGTGTTCAGGCCGCTTATCGCGAGCTGAAGGAGGAGGTAGCGAGATCCTACGGGGTTACGCTTCAGACCGTCGGCTCCATCGGCTTCTCCGCGATGATGCACGGATACCTCGCCTTCGATCAGCAGGGAGAGCTGCTGGTGCCGTTCCGGACCTGGCGCAACTCGACGACGGGCGCCGCGGCCAAGGAGCTGACGGAGCTGTTCCAGTTCAACATTCCGGAGCGCTGGAGCATCGCGCATCTCTACCAGGCCATCCTGAACCAAGAGGAGCATGTGCCTCGCGTGGCCTTCATGACGACGCTGTCGGGATACATGCACTGGCTGCTGACAGGCCGCAAGGTGCTGGGCATCGGCGATGCTTCGGGCATGTTCCCTATTGACGAAGCGACGGGACAATACCACTCCGCGATGGTTCAGCAGTTCAATGAACGAGTCGCGGACCGCGGCTACGCGTTAAGGCTGGAGGAGCTGCTGCCGAAGGTACAGCTAGCAGGCGAGGGAGCCGGTGAGCTGACGCAGGAGGGAGCGGCTCTGCTGGACCCGGCCGGCGACCTGAAGCCCGGCATTCCGCTCTGTCCTCCGGAGGGTGACGCAGGGACGGGCATGGTGGCGACGAACAGCGTGAAGAAGCGGACGGGGAACGTCTCTGTCGGCACGTCCATCTTCGCCATGATCGTTCTGGAGAAGGAGCTGTCCAAGGTATACCCGGAGATTGATATTGTGACAACACCGGATGGCAGCCCGGTTGCGATGGTGCACGCCAACAACTGCTCCAGCGATCTGAACGCCTGGGTAGGGCTGTTCCGTGAATTTGCGGCGGCAATGGGCTATAGCGAGGATTCCGGCAGACTGTTCAGCGTGCTGCTGAACAAGTCGCTCGAAGCGGATCCGGACGGCGGCGGGCTGCTCAGCTACGGCTATCTCTCCGGTGAAAATATTACAGGCATCGAGCAGGGCCGCCCGCTTTTTGTCCGCTCGCCGGAGAGCAGCTTCAATCTGGCCAACTTTATGCGCACGCATCTATTCACGGCTTTCGGCGCGCTGAAGCTGGGCATGGATATTTTGACAGATAACGAGAAGGTAGCCATCGACAGCATTCTGGCCCATGGCGGTCTCTTCAAAACCCCTGTCGTCGGCCAGCGGGCACTCGCCGCCGCGCTGAATGTGCCCATCTCGGTCATGTCCACGGCCGGTGAAGGCGGAGCGTGGGGCATGGCGCTCTTGGCCTCGTACTTGGTCAACAAGGGCGAAGGAGAGAGTCTGGACGGCTTCCTCGCGGGGCAGGTATTCCAGGCTGTCGAGGGACAGGAGCTTGCCCCGGACGCAAGGGACGTGTTGGGCTTTGAAGCCTTTATGGCGCGCTACAAGGCTGGGCTGGCTATTGAGCAGGCCGCGGTCGAACATCTGCTGGAGAACGGGAGGGGTTAACGTTGCTGGAACAGCTGAAGGAAGAGGTGTTTCAGGCGAATCTGGATTTGCCGAAGCACGGACTTGTTAAGTTTACTTGGGGTAATGCAAGCGCGCTGGATCGGGAGAGCGGATTATTCGTCATTAAGCCAAGCGGTGTCAGCTACGAGAGTATGAAGCCGAGCGACATGGTTGTGGTGGATCTCGACGGGAACGTGGTGGAGGGCGC
This genomic window contains:
- a CDS encoding FGGY-family carbohydrate kinase, translated to MHVMTSHTDLKEAIVQGATSLGIELGSTRIKAVLIDRQFQTIASGSYEWENQLKNGFWTYGQSDMMTGVQAAYRELKEEVARSYGVTLQTVGSIGFSAMMHGYLAFDQQGELLVPFRTWRNSTTGAAAKELTELFQFNIPERWSIAHLYQAILNQEEHVPRVAFMTTLSGYMHWLLTGRKVLGIGDASGMFPIDEATGQYHSAMVQQFNERVADRGYALRLEELLPKVQLAGEGAGELTQEGAALLDPAGDLKPGIPLCPPEGDAGTGMVATNSVKKRTGNVSVGTSIFAMIVLEKELSKVYPEIDIVTTPDGSPVAMVHANNCSSDLNAWVGLFREFAAAMGYSEDSGRLFSVLLNKSLEADPDGGGLLSYGYLSGENITGIEQGRPLFVRSPESSFNLANFMRTHLFTAFGALKLGMDILTDNEKVAIDSILAHGGLFKTPVVGQRALAAALNVPISVMSTAGEGGAWGMALLASYLVNKGEGESLDGFLAGQVFQAVEGQELAPDARDVLGFEAFMARYKAGLAIEQAAVEHLLENGRG